One window of Oncorhynchus masou masou isolate Uvic2021 chromosome 28, UVic_Omas_1.1, whole genome shotgun sequence genomic DNA carries:
- the tbca gene encoding tubulin-specific chaperone A isoform X1: protein MADPRIRQIKIKTGVVKRPRISTSARDRSQTMLREYFAGIYLTIQRLVKEKVMYVKETRQQEEKIERLKAEACDEEADSEARYVIKKQLEVLQESKMMVPDCHRRLTIAHADLSQILETEEDLAEAEEYKEARTVLDSVKLEG, encoded by the exons ATGGCGGATCCAAGAATACGACAGATCAAAATCAAGACTGGCGTAGTAAAGCG GCCGCGGATATCTACTTCAGCTCGAGACAGAAGTCAGACTATGCTTCGAGAGTACTTCGCCGGCATATATTTAACTATACAACG GCTGGTGAAGGAGAAGGTCATGTATGTCAAGGAGACCAGGCAGCAGGAGGAGAAGATTGAACGACTGAAAGCAGAGGCCTGCGACGAAGAGGCCGACTCCGAGGCCAGGTATGTCATCAAGAAACAG TTGGAGGTGCTACAGGAGTCCAAGATGATGGTTCCAGACTGTCACAGGCGTTTGACCATAGCACACGCAGACCTGTCCCAGATACTA GAAACAGAAGAGGACCTGGCTGAAGCAGAGGAGTACAAAGAGGCCAGGACCGTATTGGATTCAGTGAAGCTTGAAGGATGA
- the tbca gene encoding tubulin-specific chaperone A isoform X2, producing MADPRIRQIKIKTGVVKRLVKEKVMYVKETRQQEEKIERLKAEACDEEADSEARYVIKKQLEVLQESKMMVPDCHRRLTIAHADLSQILETEEDLAEAEEYKEARTVLDSVKLEG from the exons ATGGCGGATCCAAGAATACGACAGATCAAAATCAAGACTGGCGTAGTAAAGCG GCTGGTGAAGGAGAAGGTCATGTATGTCAAGGAGACCAGGCAGCAGGAGGAGAAGATTGAACGACTGAAAGCAGAGGCCTGCGACGAAGAGGCCGACTCCGAGGCCAGGTATGTCATCAAGAAACAG TTGGAGGTGCTACAGGAGTCCAAGATGATGGTTCCAGACTGTCACAGGCGTTTGACCATAGCACACGCAGACCTGTCCCAGATACTA GAAACAGAAGAGGACCTGGCTGAAGCAGAGGAGTACAAAGAGGCCAGGACCGTATTGGATTCAGTGAAGCTTGAAGGATGA